One window from the genome of Enterococcus haemoperoxidus ATCC BAA-382 encodes:
- a CDS encoding RHS repeat-associated core domain-containing protein, producing MMKKGWKRKGITLFVAGVQVLGLFPWGAIQSFAQENEKAETVGSSEVIATQEKVKKEELDQQTQQKLKEADESIPKEKKATKEADDKIEPTLEVAPQLKSAFEAEEKSMLASVKDDMVKKGLTEVLADRSETTKTFVHPETGVGETVVFTEPIHYEQEKDNWQEFNGTFEEEKDIYTAKEQIEVQVPNEVTEEEVPTVKVGESKVGIGLPDDKYEVQAVKDDKVLLAAENDLEPVEISYQPTGVKVSQYISEETDLTSVKFRLKLPDTLQAKEEKDLGIIGLYEGEKLVSAVPTPTIETITGDFISTAEADFDSKTNTLTLKALDKEKSQNLKSARVNVQFVQAKIEQGIEATSIRQYDDKMNYWFQDYMYIGYDDGYNGTLGAAHFVTYGLIKIPDAELKKIGKGREIESANLSLFRTGAPGFWGDRAKDGSGKVVNRHFEVHGLTKDIGAFSKATYKGFSDAKFPYGPPANEAGKETMIGGIDPNNRRVNFDITHLANDWINGGSNFGMIVKTNKVTSHELPYSTAEVFAAPKGGVTTASPYLVIKHRERPPIDKNMPLKDTTLKLRPFVSSDNDGLVQFQALGMDGVGRPDAKINYRVLDTSDKNKVTFSGTDPSIGRDYIFPNYPKLFEHANRYLELSSNWQTNTLLTSSLKENHLYKVEATITHGTEESKQTYDQFQLYKVTSQDTLPRLLKFYGLEKQRATFMRDNNMKDELLTQGNTVFIRNPKKNQGKAYQSQPLSKADKIRLDALSVGRGKHCKYGFEPINIGSGNLIYEMTDSVWYDFEEEQLFARTYNSKGGGMDSPVGRNWTLNQYLTLNQLEDKSMMLTKEDGGKIFFDRGKDGRYQVSDDSPYTLTKKIKDEKRSFELTNTEQKLTYLFDATGQIRKITNAYGQTKEYSYEEETGFLKSIKQFNGGKVLFDWDDNGHIKKATFPDQTTNSYEYDAKGNLTKVIDALGKKIVYTYNDNHFMTSYSDDEGTLLYQNKFDKEGRVIEQTDAKDNTVTITYEKNKTTTIDGNGNKEITTYNEHFQPTKIEYADGKSETKRYNDRYQLIEEIDRAGNKTTYENDANGNVTKTIFPDGSTEVSLYNASNQLTEQTDRLGKKTSYHYNEQGKLLQTTRPDGKTITYSYDEQGKVTSKTDADGTTENYTYHAGNLTSISDAHGAKTGYEYDAKGLITKEFDAAGNAKTFKRNKRGELIEETDFNGNTKTYSYSPEGYLLSETDFNGNQTSFTYDKLGRKIAEINPAGGKKTFEYDANGNITKETDYLGNAKTFTYNELNQVIEEKTATGSITRYTLNALGDPLTETVDDKKKTTYAYDENQNLIKKVDALKQETTYEYDQKNQRIKETYPDQTTILYEYDELGNITAKTDRNGLKTTYSYNEKSQLLKELSGDRETKYTYDSRGNKTTEIDPENNQRSFGFNPLGYLSEQTDAAGNKTVYETDNQGNVTKITDPDGNVLTYTYDGEGNVLSQTDALGNKKLSTYNSLNQLATTVEPTGDIIQYHYDANSNLVEKIDALGNKTTYSYTKDNQLQASTDPLGQITQLSYDASGNLVSFEDAIGRKTAYSYDLLNQLTKEVTPGNVTINYSYDVLGQRIKQSDSNGKSESYTYDKNGQMLTATDEQKRKISYEYNLFGEKIAETDAAGNKTSYAYNKLGQQTKITHPQETSQTLTYDGLGHVLEEVMPNGGKYAYSYDKRGNLIKETNPLGQTQRYAYNKNSQLVQSTTAKNEVTTYSYDKNNRLIETKDPLGNSQKIKYDANGNVITEIDAEGNQTTYAYDGNNQLIQTINAKKFQQTVSYDPVGRKIAETDFKGNKTSYEYNANDQLLKKTEPNKRITTYEYDAHGNLSKITDPKKAVTEMTYTSDGQLASETNAKGYKRLYEYDTYRNLLAVKDNVRKEPLETYRYNHYQQRIAETNAAGKKTTYDYNKFGQLTKLTYPNKTSVAYSYDLLDRVSEMTDIRGNKTKTEYDENGQVTRFIAPGEQVSTYEYDSNGNVTKEQDPMAFTSSYTYNKLNQVAEETDELGHKTTYAYDQLQQVAKITDPRNHQMAMDYDGNGNLVKETDAKGKEKHFGYDANDQLTSVKNRLGKTTNYTYDLQSNLTSVKDALGNQTTFNYSPTGELDSVLSANGKKESYEYTLDGQLAQTTTPKEETIQYKYDEMNQLVEKVTKNANFTYTFTDEEKMKSAAYETTEPTVAIDNEALKQAVPTKGEVTFEYNQYGDLTKATDEKGENLTYGYDALGRKTSVTYPSERKITYEYDKKNQLTVVADGDQKTVYEHDGAGQVKKISYPNGTITQYDYLATGEISSAETLEANGKSLAKMTYAYDENDNLQKETIQYPKLTLEKTYEYDAEDQLTKVIEVEGKKKTEIEYYYDDAGNRITYSEKVNDKEKTFYEYKVNNMNQVTEITSEKGAKFEYDANGNVSKKIAMTGEVTTYLYDVEDRLIQETSSNGVYTLYGYDALGNRVIKGTATEHGRRIKTDLKAWMKQTDRTAQLALNNQDVTLHEILTAVAKQPTMADRLRCLPKDRPWRKDHDKPRKTVETEKLKKELDKNHSIKIVTSLNEYNQEHTSPAKLTQETYDKKVKTTQRQEFTFGEETDIVGDQEDQYHRDGYSSIGTITNRQSGELITNTLYNEYGEATLRLENEYGYRSEYHDQSNRIHLRAREYSTTTGRFLQEDTWYGKVEQPQSQNRYIYVENNPQKYRDRSGNAGWWSKAWNNVKKQVKKVAQKVWNGVKKIASTVWNGVKAVWNAVVPSSPRVSSSWGGIASGVRYVGNYVGRTYYPQRSYVGANYIRGRNGQPAGYQTYSQALYYQSAAYRYQVQVQRAQATRMMATVRIKKVCDTADKKWTGKNKGLVVGAAFVIPIPRVPVVPPVTTIPKPNLDTGNFSFPSLPKVPSAQDLANGIVGWFIGDYIQKIAKNRDLDTGKWAKGSYKTEKDSLEDHFDRHGEEVGAKTVEEYLRKAEEFARTAKKGVQGKPVKGDTPGVKRYRKNGKYIDLAPDGSVISFGK from the coding sequence ATGATGAAAAAAGGGTGGAAAAGAAAAGGGATCACGTTGTTTGTTGCTGGAGTACAAGTTTTAGGATTGTTTCCATGGGGAGCGATTCAAAGTTTTGCACAAGAAAATGAAAAAGCAGAAACTGTTGGCTCAAGTGAAGTAATTGCTACACAGGAAAAAGTAAAAAAAGAAGAGCTTGATCAACAAACACAGCAAAAACTCAAAGAAGCTGACGAGAGTATTCCGAAAGAAAAAAAAGCGACTAAAGAAGCTGACGACAAAATAGAACCAACTCTAGAAGTTGCACCGCAATTGAAATCAGCATTTGAAGCAGAAGAAAAAAGTATGTTGGCATCAGTCAAAGATGACATGGTTAAAAAAGGACTGACAGAAGTGTTAGCCGATCGTTCTGAGACAACCAAAACTTTTGTTCATCCTGAAACTGGTGTGGGAGAAACTGTTGTCTTTACAGAACCCATCCATTATGAACAAGAGAAGGACAACTGGCAGGAATTTAATGGTACTTTTGAAGAGGAAAAAGACATTTATACAGCGAAAGAGCAGATCGAAGTCCAAGTACCTAATGAAGTGACTGAAGAAGAAGTGCCTACAGTCAAGGTTGGTGAGTCAAAAGTAGGAATCGGTTTACCAGACGATAAATACGAAGTTCAAGCAGTTAAAGACGACAAAGTATTATTAGCTGCGGAAAATGATTTGGAGCCTGTAGAAATTTCGTATCAGCCAACTGGAGTCAAAGTCAGTCAATATATTTCTGAAGAAACCGATCTGACGAGCGTTAAATTTAGGTTAAAACTACCTGATACCCTGCAAGCAAAAGAAGAAAAAGATCTGGGGATCATTGGTCTTTATGAAGGTGAGAAACTTGTCAGTGCAGTTCCTACACCAACGATTGAAACAATAACAGGTGATTTTATTTCAACTGCAGAGGCTGATTTTGACAGTAAAACGAATACCTTGACGCTAAAAGCTCTTGATAAAGAAAAAAGTCAAAACTTGAAATCGGCACGTGTTAATGTCCAATTTGTCCAAGCGAAAATCGAGCAAGGAATTGAAGCGACTAGTATTCGTCAGTATGATGACAAAATGAATTATTGGTTCCAAGATTATATGTATATCGGCTATGATGATGGCTATAACGGAACACTAGGTGCTGCTCATTTTGTCACGTATGGTTTGATTAAGATCCCTGATGCAGAATTGAAAAAAATTGGCAAAGGTAGAGAAATCGAATCAGCAAACCTTTCATTATTTAGAACAGGAGCACCTGGTTTTTGGGGAGATCGTGCAAAAGATGGCAGTGGAAAGGTAGTCAATCGCCATTTTGAAGTTCATGGCTTAACTAAAGACATTGGAGCCTTTTCTAAAGCTACGTATAAAGGGTTTAGTGATGCAAAATTTCCTTATGGACCACCTGCCAATGAGGCAGGCAAAGAAACCATGATTGGTGGCATTGATCCAAATAACCGTAGAGTTAATTTTGATATCACTCATTTGGCAAACGATTGGATCAATGGCGGCAGTAATTTCGGGATGATCGTTAAAACGAATAAAGTCACGTCACATGAATTGCCTTATTCTACCGCTGAAGTTTTTGCTGCACCAAAAGGCGGCGTGACCACTGCCTCTCCTTATTTAGTGATCAAGCATCGTGAACGACCGCCAATTGATAAAAACATGCCGCTTAAAGACACGACCTTGAAACTACGTCCGTTTGTCAGTTCTGATAATGACGGCTTAGTTCAGTTTCAAGCATTAGGGATGGATGGTGTCGGTCGACCAGATGCTAAGATAAATTATCGTGTGCTTGATACAAGTGATAAAAATAAAGTGACCTTCTCAGGAACAGATCCATCGATTGGGCGAGATTATATCTTTCCTAATTACCCAAAACTATTTGAACACGCTAATCGTTATTTAGAACTTTCCAGCAATTGGCAAACCAATACATTATTGACCAGCTCGTTGAAAGAAAATCATCTTTACAAAGTGGAAGCCACGATCACGCATGGAACGGAAGAATCAAAGCAAACCTATGATCAGTTCCAACTATACAAAGTGACCAGTCAAGATACATTACCACGTCTCTTAAAATTCTACGGCTTAGAAAAACAACGAGCAACATTTATGCGGGATAATAACATGAAAGATGAATTATTGACCCAAGGAAATACTGTATTTATTCGAAATCCAAAGAAAAATCAAGGAAAAGCTTATCAGTCACAACCACTTTCTAAGGCCGATAAAATCCGCTTAGATGCATTATCTGTTGGTCGAGGGAAACATTGTAAATACGGTTTTGAACCAATCAACATTGGGAGTGGAAATTTAATTTATGAAATGACGGATAGTGTTTGGTATGATTTCGAAGAAGAGCAACTTTTTGCTAGAACCTATAATTCTAAAGGCGGCGGCATGGATAGCCCAGTCGGCAGAAACTGGACACTAAATCAATACTTGACCTTAAATCAATTAGAAGACAAATCAATGATGCTCACAAAAGAGGATGGCGGTAAAATCTTTTTCGATCGTGGGAAAGATGGTCGCTATCAAGTATCCGATGATTCGCCCTATACGTTGACGAAAAAAATCAAAGATGAAAAACGCAGCTTTGAATTGACAAATACGGAACAAAAGTTGACCTATCTATTCGATGCAACAGGTCAAATAAGAAAAATTACCAATGCTTATGGTCAAACCAAAGAATATAGCTACGAAGAAGAAACTGGATTTCTAAAATCAATCAAACAATTTAACGGCGGCAAAGTTTTATTTGACTGGGACGATAATGGGCACATAAAAAAAGCCACTTTCCCAGATCAGACGACGAACTCCTATGAATACGATGCAAAAGGAAACTTAACAAAAGTGATCGATGCGTTAGGGAAAAAAATAGTCTATACGTACAATGATAATCACTTTATGACTTCGTATTCTGATGACGAAGGAACATTACTTTATCAAAATAAATTTGATAAGGAAGGCCGTGTTATCGAACAAACAGATGCCAAAGACAATACTGTTACGATCACGTATGAAAAAAATAAAACGACGACCATCGACGGCAATGGAAACAAAGAAATCACTACCTATAATGAACATTTCCAACCAACAAAGATTGAATATGCTGATGGTAAAAGCGAAACCAAACGCTATAATGACCGCTACCAGCTGATCGAGGAAATTGATCGAGCAGGCAATAAAACAACTTATGAAAACGACGCAAATGGTAATGTGACTAAAACGATTTTCCCAGATGGGAGTACAGAAGTCAGCTTGTACAATGCTAGTAACCAATTGACAGAGCAAACGGATCGTTTAGGAAAGAAAACCAGTTATCATTACAATGAACAAGGAAAATTACTACAAACCACACGTCCAGATGGAAAAACGATTACCTATTCTTATGATGAACAAGGAAAAGTGACGAGTAAGACCGATGCGGATGGAACTACAGAAAATTATACGTATCATGCTGGTAATTTAACATCGATCAGTGATGCTCATGGAGCAAAAACTGGGTATGAATATGATGCAAAAGGCTTGATCACCAAAGAATTTGATGCAGCTGGAAATGCTAAAACGTTTAAACGAAATAAACGTGGTGAGCTCATTGAAGAAACAGATTTCAATGGGAATACAAAGACCTATTCCTATAGTCCAGAAGGATACTTACTGTCAGAAACCGATTTTAACGGAAATCAGACAAGTTTTACGTATGATAAATTAGGCAGAAAAATTGCTGAGATCAATCCTGCAGGCGGGAAAAAAACATTTGAGTATGATGCAAATGGAAATATAACTAAGGAAACAGATTATCTGGGGAATGCGAAAACATTTACTTATAATGAATTAAACCAAGTAATCGAAGAAAAAACAGCTACAGGTTCAATTACACGTTATACCTTAAATGCCCTAGGTGATCCTTTAACTGAGACAGTCGATGATAAGAAAAAAACGACCTATGCTTACGATGAAAATCAAAATCTAATCAAAAAAGTCGATGCATTAAAACAAGAAACAACGTATGAATATGACCAAAAAAATCAACGGATCAAAGAAACATATCCAGATCAAACGACGATTCTCTATGAATACGATGAGTTGGGAAATATAACGGCTAAAACCGATCGTAATGGACTGAAAACCACCTATTCTTATAACGAGAAAAGTCAATTGCTAAAGGAATTATCAGGTGATCGTGAAACCAAGTATACCTATGATTCAAGAGGCAACAAAACAACAGAAATCGATCCTGAAAATAACCAGCGTTCGTTTGGTTTCAATCCGCTAGGCTATCTTTCAGAGCAAACCGATGCTGCTGGAAATAAAACAGTCTATGAAACCGACAATCAAGGGAATGTGACGAAAATCACGGATCCAGATGGTAACGTGTTAACCTACACGTACGATGGGGAAGGGAACGTTCTTTCACAAACCGATGCGTTGGGAAATAAGAAGCTATCCACTTATAATTCGTTGAATCAGCTAGCGACAACAGTTGAACCAACGGGGGATATTATCCAATATCATTATGATGCCAATAGTAATTTAGTTGAAAAAATCGATGCATTAGGCAATAAGACAACCTATAGCTATACGAAAGATAATCAATTACAAGCATCAACTGATCCATTGGGGCAAATAACGCAGCTCTCTTACGATGCCAGCGGAAATTTAGTTTCGTTTGAAGATGCAATCGGTCGAAAAACAGCGTATTCCTATGACTTATTAAATCAATTAACAAAAGAAGTAACGCCAGGAAACGTCACGATCAATTATAGCTATGATGTTCTTGGTCAGCGTATCAAGCAATCCGACAGCAATGGTAAAAGTGAAAGCTACACCTATGATAAAAATGGTCAGATGCTTACAGCGACGGATGAACAAAAACGAAAAATTTCCTATGAATACAATCTTTTTGGAGAAAAAATTGCCGAAACTGATGCGGCAGGCAATAAAACAAGCTATGCATACAATAAGCTAGGACAGCAAACGAAAATCACTCATCCACAAGAAACCAGTCAAACGTTAACTTACGATGGCTTAGGACATGTTTTGGAAGAAGTGATGCCAAATGGCGGGAAATATGCCTATAGTTATGATAAACGCGGAAATTTAATCAAAGAAACCAATCCATTAGGCCAAACACAACGTTATGCCTATAACAAAAACAGTCAACTAGTGCAATCAACAACCGCTAAAAATGAGGTTACGACCTATAGCTATGACAAAAATAATCGCTTGATCGAAACCAAAGATCCTCTAGGAAATAGTCAAAAAATCAAGTATGATGCCAATGGCAATGTCATAACAGAAATCGATGCTGAAGGAAATCAAACAACTTATGCCTATGATGGTAATAATCAGCTGATCCAAACAATCAATGCTAAAAAATTCCAACAAACAGTAAGCTATGATCCAGTTGGACGGAAAATTGCTGAAACAGATTTCAAGGGCAACAAAACAAGTTATGAGTATAATGCCAATGACCAACTATTGAAAAAAACAGAACCAAATAAACGCATCACAACCTATGAATATGATGCACACGGAAATCTTTCAAAAATCACAGATCCTAAAAAAGCCGTGACAGAAATGACCTATACTTCTGATGGTCAACTTGCTTCTGAAACAAATGCCAAAGGCTATAAACGCTTGTATGAGTATGACACTTACCGCAATTTACTTGCTGTAAAAGACAACGTTAGAAAAGAACCACTTGAAACGTATCGTTATAATCACTATCAACAGCGCATAGCAGAAACGAATGCAGCAGGCAAAAAAACGACTTACGACTACAATAAATTTGGACAGCTCACAAAACTGACTTATCCTAATAAAACGAGTGTTGCCTACAGTTATGATTTACTAGATCGAGTTTCTGAAATGACAGATATTCGTGGTAATAAAACGAAAACAGAATACGATGAAAATGGTCAAGTGACCCGCTTTATCGCACCTGGCGAACAAGTTTCTACCTACGAATATGACAGTAATGGAAATGTGACCAAAGAACAAGATCCAATGGCCTTTACTTCTAGTTACACGTACAACAAATTAAATCAAGTAGCAGAAGAAACCGATGAACTCGGGCATAAAACAACCTATGCTTATGATCAATTACAGCAAGTCGCAAAAATCACAGATCCTAGAAACCATCAAATGGCAATGGACTACGATGGTAACGGGAATTTAGTGAAAGAAACGGATGCAAAGGGCAAAGAAAAACATTTTGGCTATGACGCAAACGATCAACTGACTAGCGTCAAAAATCGCTTAGGAAAAACAACTAATTATACCTACGATCTTCAAAGCAATTTGACCAGTGTCAAAGATGCGCTTGGTAATCAGACTACCTTCAACTATTCGCCAACAGGTGAGTTGGACAGTGTTCTTTCAGCCAATGGAAAAAAAGAAAGTTACGAGTATACGTTAGATGGACAATTAGCGCAAACAACTACACCAAAAGAAGAGACGATTCAATACAAGTACGATGAAATGAATCAGCTTGTCGAAAAAGTCACCAAAAATGCCAACTTCACATATACCTTTACGGATGAAGAAAAAATGAAAAGTGCGGCTTATGAAACAACGGAACCAACTGTAGCAATCGACAATGAAGCGTTGAAGCAAGCTGTGCCAACCAAAGGCGAGGTGACATTTGAATACAATCAATACGGAGATTTGACGAAGGCAACGGATGAAAAAGGTGAAAACTTAACATACGGCTATGATGCTTTAGGACGCAAGACTAGCGTGACCTACCCAAGCGAACGAAAAATCACGTATGAATACGATAAGAAAAATCAACTAACCGTTGTAGCAGATGGTGATCAAAAAACGGTATACGAACACGACGGAGCAGGTCAAGTCAAAAAAATCAGCTATCCAAATGGCACAATCACACAATATGACTATTTAGCTACAGGAGAAATCAGCTCAGCTGAAACCTTAGAAGCAAATGGAAAATCATTAGCCAAAATGACCTATGCGTACGACGAAAATGACAATCTTCAAAAAGAAACGATTCAATACCCGAAATTAACACTTGAAAAAACGTATGAGTATGATGCGGAAGATCAACTGACGAAAGTCATCGAAGTCGAAGGCAAGAAAAAGACTGAAATCGAGTACTATTACGATGATGCTGGTAATCGAATTACCTATTCAGAAAAGGTCAATGACAAAGAGAAAACCTTCTATGAATACAAAGTCAATAATATGAATCAAGTCACCGAAATCACGAGTGAAAAAGGCGCTAAATTTGAATATGATGCCAATGGCAATGTCTCCAAAAAGATTGCCATGACCGGTGAAGTGACCACGTATCTCTATGATGTAGAAGATCGCTTGATTCAAGAAACAAGCAGTAACGGTGTTTATACCCTTTATGGATACGATGCACTAGGTAATCGTGTGATCAAAGGGACGGCAACCGAACACGGGCGCCGGATCAAAACCGATCTAAAGGCTTGGATGAAACAAACCGATCGTACCGCCCAATTAGCTCTAAACAACCAAGATGTTACCTTACATGAAATCTTGACTGCTGTAGCGAAACAGCCAACCATGGCCGATCGCTTACGCTGTTTACCAAAAGATCGTCCGTGGCGCAAAGACCATGATAAACCAAGAAAAACCGTTGAAACGGAGAAACTAAAAAAAGAGCTGGATAAAAATCATTCAATCAAAATCGTCACGTCATTGAACGAATACAATCAAGAACACACTAGTCCAGCTAAGCTCACGCAAGAAACTTATGATAAAAAAGTCAAAACCACCCAAAGACAAGAATTTACCTTTGGTGAAGAAACCGATATCGTAGGAGACCAAGAAGATCAATACCATCGTGATGGCTATAGCAGTATTGGTACGATCACGAATCGACAAAGCGGTGAATTAATCACCAATACCTTGTATAATGAATATGGGGAAGCCACCTTACGTTTAGAAAATGAGTACGGCTACCGCAGTGAATACCATGATCAGTCGAATCGGATCCATTTACGTGCTAGAGAATACAGCACCACAACAGGACGTTTCCTACAAGAAGATACCTGGTATGGAAAAGTAGAACAACCTCAAAGCCAGAACCGCTATATCTATGTAGAAAACAACCCGCAGAAATACCGTGATCGCAGCGGAAATGCTGGTTGGTGGTCTAAGGCATGGAACAATGTCAAGAAACAAGTGAAAAAAGTAGCCCAAAAAGTTTGGAACGGTGTCAAAAAAATAGCTAGCACTGTCTGGAATGGTGTAAAAGCAGTCTGGAATGCTGTTGTCCCATCCTCACCTCGAGTTTCAAGTTCATGGGGAGGAATTGCATCTGGTGTTCGTTATGTGGGGAATTATGTTGGAAGAACGTATTACCCACAACGTAGTTATGTCGGTGCCAATTATATCCGAGGAAGAAATGGGCAGCCTGCAGGCTATCAGACCTACAGTCAGGCATTGTATTACCAAAGTGCGGCCTATCGCTATCAAGTACAAGTTCAACGTGCACAAGCCACTCGTATGATGGCAACCGTTCGAATCAAGAAAGTTTGTGATACGGCGGATAAAAAATGGACAGGTAAGAATAAAGGGTTGGTTGTAGGAGCCGCCTTTGTGATTCCAATACCAAGAGTCCCAGTAGTCCCACCTGTAACGACGATACCTAAACCAAATCTAGATACTGGCAACTTCTCATTCCCATCTTTACCGAAAGTCCCAAGTGCACAAGATCTTGCTAATGGGATAGTTGGCTGGTTTATTGGGGATTATATTCAGAAAATAGCAAAAAATAGAGATTTAGATACTGGAAAGTGGGCTAAAGGTTCATATAAAACTGAAAAAGATTCTTTAGAAGATCATTTTGATAGACATGGAGAAGAAGTTGGGGCAAAGACTGTTGAAGAATATCTGAGAAAAGCAGAAGAATTTGCAAGAACAGCTAAAAAAGGTGTTCAAGGGAAACCCGTTAAAGGAGATACGCCGGGAGTTAAAAGGTATAGAAAAAATGGTAAGTATATAGATTTGGCACCAGATGGTTCCGTTATTTCATTTGGAAAATAA